GGTCTACCGCGTTCCTAAAATACGGATTCTTGATCGCTTTATCCTCTACCAAATCTATAGGTCTTTCGAGGATTTTTTCCAGCGAAAATTTTAAATCGAAGTAGTTGTCAGAATAGTCCAACACCTGCATTTCCTCAAAATCCACAATAAGGTCTACATCACTATGCTCAGAAAAATCATCTGTCAATACGGATCCAAACGCATACAAACGACTTACCCTGTGGGATTGGCACAACGTTTTTATAGCATCAAGATGTTCGCGGATAAGTTTCATGTTGTCCAAATATACGAAAAACGGTATCAAGGAAACGACAGCACTTTAGAGTTGGTCGATCTCATCCTGGATATTCAACCGCGCCCTTCGTTCAAAACGGTCATAGAAGTACTCGGTTGAAAAAATCCGATCCATGGACAGGAAGTGCCTCAGGATTTTCTTCCGTCCCGTGTTGTAGAGCAAATCCGGAAAGACGCTGTACTCTTCCCGCACCCCATCCGCGTACTGACGGTATACATCAGGTGCGGCGCCCAGTACCGCCATATCGGCATCCAGCAGGAAGGCCGTATCACCGGATGCGGGCAGGTGCTCTTTGGTAGCAAGGATCATGGCGGCACAGGCTTCGATACGGTCGGCCGGAAACCCGATTGCCTGCAACCTTTGCCGGGCGAAACGTGCACTCTCGGCTTCGTTCTGCAACGAGGTAGGTTTATAAATGACGTCGTGGTAAAACAAAGCAAACAGCACCGCATCCCAGTCGTCGATCTGCGGACGGAGCGGCGTCAGTTCGGCTGCCATATTTTCCAGATGGGAAATCGTATGGTAGTGCCGTCCGGGTTCGGCATAATGGGAAAACAGTTCGAGCCACAGGTCGTTGGCCTGTTCCTTGTCGTCGGTATACCGTGATACCAGGGTCAGAAAAGTTCCGGTTAGCATTACCTAAAGGTACGGCGTGCCATAAAAAAACGCAAGCCAAATGGCGCAATTATCGCCTTGTCATTCTGCAAAAAACCCAGATTAACATGTAAAACCTTCACTTCCAGAATCCCGACCTTTATTTAAAACGCCATGTCCTCCCCCTCGTTCTCCCTGCTCCTCGCCCAACTCGACGCCTACAACCAGAAAAAATGTGAGCTCGACGAATCTAAAATCCGGGCTATTTTTGCGTATATCGGCCTGCAACCCGACGACTACCACCATGATCGCTGCTTTACCTGGGACCGGATCCTGATTTCCGTTCCCGACCAGGATAAATTCCTCGAATTGCAGCAGCTCCAACGCGTGTGCGACCGCATCGAATTCATCCTGAACCGCCACAGCGAGGCCTACTTCGTGTGCGATTACGACGACTGGCGCGCAGCCTCTTCCGGCAAAGACCAGACCGAGCTCGTCAACCTGCTCCGCACGGGTTTTGGTCGCTTTTCACAGAATTGATGCCGGCGGGTTGGAATGTCGGGA
This genomic interval from Flavobacterium sp. HJ-32-4 contains the following:
- a CDS encoding nucleotidyltransferase family protein — protein: MKLIREHLDAIKTLCQSHRVSRLYAFGSVLTDDFSEHSDVDLIVDFEEMQVLDYSDNYFDLKFSLEKILERPIDLVEDKAIKNPYFRNAVDRTKRLIYG